The genomic interval GGCGTTCGAACACCAGTTGCGCATAGGCCTGGGTGGCGCCGAAGCGGTGGCGGGTTTTTACCGTGTGGCTGACCACCTGGCGTGACAAGTGGGCAATGGCGTCCAGTAACCCTTTGGAGTCATGGCCGTCCCCCCCGGCACTGCGCTCCGAGAGGCTGACCAACGTCTTGTCGAAAGTATCCAGTTCTTGGCTCAGAGCCTTGGCCGTGGCCAGGGTCAGCGAGGCCATCATGCGGTACGTCTCGATTTCCAGCAGACGGCGGATCATGCGGCCCTGGCGGTAGGCATTGAGGCGGCGGTTGATGAACAGGAAACGGTTGGTACCATCTTCGGTCAGGCGGAAATCGCTCCACACCACCGCATCGCCCCCGCCAACGCACGAGCCGCACGGATCTTTGAAACCATAGCGAGGCAGGTCAAGCCCCTGTTCGTCACGCACCAGCACCTGCACGGCGTTGATCACCTGCGCCACCTGCGGGGCGATGGCTTCGGCCAGCACGGGAGGCAGGGGCCGCCATTCGGTGTCGGTGGCAGCGCACGGCACCACCAGTGTCAGGGTGAAGAACTCGGTGTGGCGTTCCCACTTGAACGGGTGGCCATCCAGGCAGGTGATGCCTTGCGCGGCAGCGGTGTCCAGGGCCTCCGGGCAGCAGCGTTGCAGCAGCGCTGCACAGGCAGCATCACCGCCGAGCAAGGCCAGGTGGAAGACATGCGCCGGGCCGTCGAAGTACAGCGACGGGCGGGCGTGCAGTTCGTTGTGCAAGGCGGTGCGTTGAGGGTGCATGGGTGGTCCGGCCTGGTGTTGTGATTGTTGGGGTACCAGGAAGTGGGACTTTGCAGCGGGCGGAGAAAGTCACGCGGGGCGGAGTTTTGTTCTACCTGTACCGGCCTCTTCGCGGGTGAACCCGCTCCCACAGGTTCAGTGCAATTTTCAAGGACAGCACCGTACTTGTGGGAGCGGGTTTACCCGCGAATGGGCGGCAACGCGGCCCCTTGCGATATCAGCCGAGGCAACGCGTCACATGCTTGACCGATTGGTAGGCCGACAACCCCCAAGGCCCCAGCTCACGGCCGATGCCGCTACCCTTGGTACCGCCCCACGAGGTTTCGACGAACACCGCCTGCACCGAGTTGATCCACACATGGCCAACCTCCAGCGCATCGGCCACACGCTCGGCGCGGTCCAAATCGGCAGAGCACACGGTCGCCACCAGCCCGAAGCGGCTGTCATTGGCCTCGGTAATCGCCTGCTCTTCACTGGCAAACCGGCGTGCGCACAGCACCGGGCCAAAGATTTCTTCGGTCCACAGGCGGCTGTGTTTCGGCACATCGGTATACAGCGTAGGGCTGACGAACCAGCCGTCGCGGTCCAACGCCTTGCCACCGGCCAGGCACTGCAAGCCTTCTTCGCGCGCCGTGGCAAAGTAGCTGGCCACCTTCAGCCACTGGGCCTGGCTGGTCAGCGGGCCCATGTCGACCTCCTCGGTCAGCGGGTTGCCAACCCGCAGGTTTTCCAGTGCCGCCTGCAAGCGTGGCAGCAGTGCATCGGCAATACCGTCCTGCACCAGCAGCCGCGAGGTGGCCGAACACATCTGCCCCGCGTTCCAGCTGATACCGGCGACAATCCACTCCACTGCCTGATCGACATCGCAATCGTCAAACACCACGATCGCCGACTTGCCGCCCAGCTCCAGCGTCACCGGCCGGCACTGTGCCGACGCACTGCGCATCACCTGGCTGCCGACGCTGTTGCTGCCGGTGAACGACAGTTTGTCCAGGCCATTGTGATTGCTCAGCGCGGCACCGGTCTCGGCCTTGCCGTTGACGATGTTCAGCACCCCCGCCGGCAGGCCCAGAGCGTCGGCAATCTGGCCGTAGGCCTGCTCGATCAGCGGGGTGACCTCCGATGGCTTGAGCACCACGGTGCACCCGGCAGCCAAGGCCGGCGCGAGCTTCCAGGCGCTGGTCACCAGCGGGAAGTTCCACGGTACGATCAGGCCGACCACACCCACCGGCTCCAGGCGGGTGCGCGCAGTGAAGCCTGGGGCGGCCAGCGGGACGTCGCGATGCTTCGCAGGCAACTGCTCTGCGAGCTCGGCGTAGTAGCAGAAGGTGGCGATGGCGTCATCCAGGTCGATTTCCGCCTCGTGACGGGGCTTGCCGTTGTTGCGCATCTGCAAGGCGATCAGCGCTTCACGGCGCTGCCCGAGCTGCTCGGCAAAGCCGCGCAGGAAAGCTGCACGTTCGCTGGCGCTGGTGCTTTTCCAGGCGGGCAGGGCGCTGCGGGCAGCGGCTACGGCCTGGTCGACCTGGGCCACGCTGGCAGCCATGAACTCGGCGAACGGTTGCCCCAGCGCAGGGTCATTGACGCTGATGCAGTCGTTGCCTTGGCCTTCGACCCAGCGGCCGGCGATGTAGTGGGAGTTGGTCATGGTCGGTTTCCAGTCAGGCCATTTCGGCAGTGGTCACAGGCGTGTGCGCGGTGCTTTTGCACCGCACCCAGCGCGGGCCCTGGGGGCCATACACGCCCGCAGGTTCAGGGAACAGGTTGAGCAGCAGCAGGTACAGCACGCCAGCCAGCCCCAGGGTGACCGGCAGGCTCAGGTCGATGCCGCCGGCCAGGTCGCCCAGCGGGCCGACGAACTGCCCGGGCAGGTTGACGAAGCACAGGCCGACCGCCGCGCTGGGGAGCCACGCCCCCATGCCGCGCCAGTTCCAGCCATGCTGGAACCAGTAGTGGCCACCACGCTGGCCGCGGGTGAATACCTGCAGGTCATCGGCGTGGTAGAAGCCGCGGCGAGTGATCAGGCCGAGGATCATGATCACCATCCATGGGCTTGTGCAGGTGATGATGAGTACCGCGAAGGTCGACACGCTTTGCACCAGGTTGAAAGTGAAGCGGCCGACAAAGATGAAGCCGATTGCCAGCACACCGATCAGCAGCGTGGCGCCGGCGCGGCTGAGCAGGCGCGGGAACACGCTGGACATGTCCAGGCCGGTGCCATACAGCGCAGTGGTGCCGGTGGACATGCCGCCGATCACCGCAATCAGGCACACCGGCAGGAAGAACCAGCTTGGCGCCACCGCCAACAGGCCACCCACATAATTATTGGCGGCGATGTAGTCCGGTGCCTGGGTCGCTACCAAGGTGGCGGTGCAAAGGCCGAACAGGAAAGGAATCAGCGTTGCGCCCTGGGCTGCTATCACCGCCAGCATGATGCGCGCCTTGGGTGTTTCACGCGGGATATAGCGCGACCAGTCGCCCAGGAAAGCGCCGAACGACACGGGGTTGCTCATGGCCAGGATCGCCGCACCGACGAACGCCGCCCAGAAGCCTGCCTGGCCAAGGTTGACGCTGCCTGCGTAGCCGGCATCGAACGGCCCGGCAAAGGCCACGATTCCCAGCAGGAACAGCAGGCTTGAAGCCCACACGGCAATCTTGTTCACCCACAGCATGAAGCGGAAGCCAAAGATGCACACCACCAGCACCAGCACCGCGAACAGCCCGTAGGACAGGCCCAGGGTGAGGTCGGTTTCCGGCAGGCCGGCCAGGCGCTTGGCACCGCCGACCAGAGCGTCGCCCGAGCTCCACACCGACAGCGAGAAGAACGCCACGGCCGTGAGCAGCGACAGGAACGAGCCGACGATACGCCCGTGCACACCAAAGTGCGCGCCCGACGACACGGCGTTGTTGGTACCGTTGAGTGCGCCGAACAAACCCATCGGCGCAAGAATCAGGGCGCCCACGCCAACGCCGAGCAGAATGGCCCAAACGCCCGCCTGGAACGACAGGCCGAACAGCACAGGGAAGCTGCCCAGCACTGCGGTGGCGAAGGTATTGGCGCCGCCGAAGATCAGGCGGAAGAGGTCCAGCGGGGAGGCGTCGCGTTGATCATCAGGGATCTGTTCGACGCCGTTGGTCTCGATACCGGTCGAGTGGCTCATGGTGATGCTCCAGCGCGGTTGTTGTAGCCGGCGCAGTGCGCGGGCCTTCTTGTGGGTGCGATGGCAGGGCGGCAGGGCCGCGTAAAAAAGTGATCAGGCCGGCGAGACGACCGACAGGTGCTCGTGGCAGGCCAGCCACTGGTCACCTTGGCGGCGGAAGACGATAGTCTCGCGCTCGCTCATGCGGTGTTCTTCACCGGCGATGCGGATATGCGTGGCCACATCGTGCATGAAGATCGCCACATCGCCTTGCAGGCTCACGTGGGCATTGGCCGATTCGCAGGCGAGCACTGCAAACCCTTCGGCCTGCCACTGGGCCCAGAGGTCTTCGTAGGCACGGCGCGACAGCAGCGGTTGCGGCAAGGTGTGGAAAAGGAACGTCGCGTCTTCGCTGAAACAGGCGAAATAGCGGGCGGTGTCGTTGCTGGCGAACGCGGCAACGAGGTCGGCGGCGGCTTGGCGCACCTGAAGTGTCTGGTCCACGGGAGTGGCCTCACGGTTTTTGTGATTATGGTGAAGCGATTCTGGTGGCGGTTGGCGAGGGGACAAATCGCTGAAGGCAAATAATCAGTTCAGGAATTTGTGAAGTGATGGCGGGGCGCAGGTTCTGCCCGGGCGCCACTCTGTGGGAGCTGGCTTGCCGGCGATGAGGCCAGTACAGGCAACAACAGGCGAACCGACTGACGGTCTGTCCCACCGTTCATCCTTGCCTACGCTGATACTCCCAACCCGCTGAAGCAAGGAGTTCACCGTGACCTTCCAATACAAGCGTCTGGACAAGAACAACGCCGCCGTACTGCTGGTCGACCACCAGGCCGGCCTGCTCTCGCTGGTAAGGGACATCGACCCCGACCGCTTCAAGAACAACGTACTGGCCCTGGCCGACCTGGCCAAGTACTTCAAGCTGCCGACCATCCTTACCACCAGCTTCGAGACCGGCCCCAATGGCCCGCTGGTGCCGGAACTGAAAGAGCAGTTCCCCGACGCCCCCTACATTGCGCGCCCCGGCAACATCAATGCCTGGGACAACGAAGACTTTGTCAAAGCCGTAAAAGCCACCGGCAAGAAGCAGCTGCTGATTGCCGGTGTGGTCACTGAAGTGTGCGTGGCCTTCCCGGCCCTGTCGGCGCTGGAGGAGGGCTTTGAGGTGTTCGTCGTCACCGACGCCTCTGGCACCTTCAACGAACTGACCCGTGACTCGGCGTGGCGGCGCATGGAGGCTGCCGGGGCGCAGCTGATGACCTGGTTCGGCGTGGCTTGCGAGCTGCACCGCGACTGGCGCAACGACGTCGAGGGCTTGGGTACCCTGTTCTCCAACCATATACCGGACTACCGCAACCTGATGACCAGTTACAACAAGCTGGCCAAGTAGCGCCTCCTCGGGGCTGCACCGCAGCCCCGCCTCAACCTGCAAGCGAAGCGGCAAACCGGTATGAATCGACCATACTGACTCTTCATTCGCCCTCAGGAGAGTGTCATGTCGAAGCCGTCCAGGAAGAAATCCACCCAGCAACAGCCAGAAAAACTGGGCGGCAAGGCCTACGAAAAAGCGCTCAAGCATCTGCATGTAGAGCTGGTAAAGCTGCAGGAGTGGGTGGTGGCCAAGGGGCTGAAGGTATGCATTGTCTTCGAAGGCCGTGATGGCGCCGGCAAGGGCGGCACCATCAAGGCCATTACCGAGCGGGTCAGCCCGCGGGTGTTTCGCGTGGTGGCGCTGCCGGCACCGACCGATCGGGAAAAAACCCAGATGTTCCTGCAGCGTTATGTGGGGCATTTGCCCGCCGCGGGCGAGGTGGTGATCTTCGATCGCAGCTGGTACAACCGTGCGGGGGTTGAGCGGGTCATGGGCTTTTGCTCCGGCAACCTTGTCGACAAGTTTCTCGCCGGGGTGCCCGTGTTCGAAAAGGTCATGGTCGAGTCGGGCATCATCCTCATCAAGTACTGGCTCGAGGTCAGCGCCGAGGAGCAGACCCGCCGCCTGGAGGATCGCATCAACGATGGTCGCAAGCTGTGGAAGCTTTCGCCCATGGACCTCAAATCGTATACCCGTTGGGATGACTACACCCAGGCACGGGACGACATGTTCCAGGCCTCGGATACAGCCTGGGCGCCGTGGTTCATGGCGCACTCGGACGACAAACGTCGTGCCCGCCTGAACATCATCAGCCATTTGCTCAGCCGTATTCCGTACAAGGACATCACCCGTGACCGGGTGGTGAAGCTGCCCAAACGCGGCAAGGTCGGCAAGTACAAGGCCGTGGCCTACCCGTTCAAGGTCGTCGAAGAACGTTTTTGAACCCCTCCCTGTGGGGCGCTGCGAGGGTTAGCGCTCATGCCACAGGACGGCAGCCTGCTGCAGGCGACGGTGGTGGGACCGCCTTCGGAGTCGGCGTGAGTTTTTCGGAGGGGGGGAATCCGCGAAGCAGCCAGTACAAGGAACCTAAGGCTGCCAATCAACCCCACTTTCTTCCAGATAAGCATCCACAGCGGCACCCACTGTGGGGTGAAAGGCCGTCTCCCCCATATGCTGAAACAACTCGAACCGCCGCATCTTGTCCTTCACCGGGTCCTTCATCTCGGCAAACTGCAATTCCACCCCTCGAGCCTCCAGTGCCCGGTCCAGTTCGGCCAGCATGTCTGCCGAGGTGATGTCGATACTGGTCACTGGCTCCGCCGCTATTATCAGCCGCTGCACCGGCGTCGGCGACTCGTCCACGGCCGCCATCACGGTACTTTGGAACTGCTCGGCATTGGCAAAGAACAGCGGCGCATCCCAACGCAGCAGCACCAGCCCCGGAATACGTCGAGCCTGTGGATAACGCTGCACATCGTGGTAGCCCCGGGTGCCATCCACCCGGCCCAGCACTGCATGGTGTGGCCGCCAGCCGTCCCACAGAAACTCGATCACCGCGATTGCCACCGCAATGCAGATACCGGGAATGGCCCCAAACACCGCCACACCGACGAAGCAGGTGAACGACAGCCAGAACTCCCACTGTTGCATGCGGTTCATGTAGCCATAGCGGATCGGCTTGGACAGCAACTCGGTGATGAAGCCCAGGCGCAGCAGCCCGGCAATCACGCAGAACGCCCCGGCGATCAGCGCCATCATGCTGGCGATGGCGATTGCCCGCTGTGGGTCGCTGGCGGCGTGCTGCACCACCACCGCCAGGATCGGCGCGGCCAGCGCCGAATCCGGGCCCAGCACCAGGATTCGGCTGGGGCCGAACAGGGCGTAGACCAGCAACGGGATGATGGTGGCGTACAGGCCGTAGATTCCGGGTACGCCGGACGCTTCGGCGTAGGCAATGCCCACCGGTACCAGCATGGTGGTCAGCACCAGGCCGGCGGCGATGTCCTTGGCTAACCAGGCGCGTTGATAGTGGAGCAGGGTCACCAGGCCGGGTAGCCAGCGTTGCCAGTCGAAGCGCGTTGGTTCGGGCATGGTGCGGGCTCAGGGGAGGAGGGTGCTGAGTTTCAGCTTAGATGCTATGCCCCTAGAAACGAAGAAGCCGCGCAGGTGCGCGGCTTCTTCGTGTTGAGTCACCCGTCCTGAACAGACATTTCGCCTGTTTCAGGGCTGGGTCGTCTCTTGAGACGCTGTGAACGTCTGCTGAATCAGACGTTGAAGCGGAAGTGCATCACGTCGCCATCCTTGACGATGTAATCCTTGCCTTCCAGGCGCCACTTGCCGGCTTCCTTCGCACCGCCTTCACCCTTGAACTGGATGAAGTCGTCATAGGCCACCACCTCAGCGCGGATGAAACCTTTTTCGAAGTCGGTGTGGATAACACCAGCAGCCTGTGGTGCAGTGGCGCCGACGCGTACGGTCCAGGCACGTACTTCCTGCACGCCGGCAGTGAAGTAGGTCTGCAGGTTCAGCAGCTCGTAACCGGCGCGGATCACGCGGTTCAGGCCAGGCTCTTCCAGGCCCAGGGCCTCGAGGAACATGTCCTTCTCTTCGCCGTCGTCCAGCTCGGCGATTTCTGCTTCGATCTTGTTGCACACCGGTACAACGACCGCGCCCTCTTCCTCGGCAATGGCCTTGACCACGTCCAGGTGCGGGTTGTTGTCGAAGCCGTCTTCGGCGACGTTGGCGATGTACATCACCGGCTTGCTGGTCAGCAGGTGGAAGCCACGGATGACGGCTTTTTCGTCGTCAGCCATGTTCTTCATCAGGCTGCGCGCAGGCTTGCCTTCGGTGAAGTGCGGGATCAGCTTTTCCAGAATGGCCTTTTGCGCCAAGGCTTCCTTGTCGCCGCCCTTGGCGTTGCGGGCTACTTTCTGCAGTTGCTTTTCGCAGCTGTCGAGGTCGGCGAAGATCAGTTCGAGGTCGATGATCTCGATGTCACGCTTGGGATCGACGCTGTTGGAAACGTGGATCACGTTTTCGTCTTCGAAGCAGCGCACCACGTGGGCAATGGCGTCGGTCTCGCGGATGTTGGCGAGGAACTTGTTGCCCAGGCCTTCGCCTTTCGAGGCACCGGCAACCAGGCCGGCGATATCGACGAATTCCATGGTGGTCGGCAGGATGCGGTTTGGCTTGACGATTTCAGCCAGCGCAGCCAGACGAGCATCAGGCATCGGCACGATGCCGCTGTTTGGCTCGATGGTGCAGAAAGGGAAGTTCTCCGCCGCGATGCCAGACTTGGTCAGGGCGTTGAACAGGGTGGACTTGCCGACGTTGGGCAGGCCGACGATGCCGCAATTGAAACCCATGGGTATTCCCCTCTCTAAAGGAATCAGGCCTTCTGGCTGTGCAGCTCGCGCATCGCCTTGGCAAAGTCGCCGGCAAGCACGTCCGGCAGCACGCCGAGGGCAAAATCGATGCTGGCGTCGAGCTTCTCCTGCTCGGCGCGCGGCGCGCGGCCCAGGACGAAGTTGGATACCAGTTTGGCGTCACCCGGGTGGCCAATGCCAAGCCGCAGGCGGTGGAAGTCGTTCTGGTTGCCGAGCTGCGCGATGATGTCGCGCAGGCCGTTATGCCCACCATGGCCGCCGCCGCGCTTGAGCTTGGCAACGCCCGGAGGCAGGTCGAGTTCGTCGTGCGCCACCAGGATTGCTTCCGGCTTGATGCGGAAGAAATTGGCCAAGGCCGCCACGGCCTGGCCGCTGCGGTTCATGTAGGTGGTGGGGATCAACAAACGAACGTCGTTGCCCTGATGGCTGAACTTAGCCGTCAGGCCGAAATATTTTTTGTCAGCA from Pseudomonas fortuita carries:
- a CDS encoding YybH family protein, coding for MDQTLQVRQAAADLVAAFASNDTARYFACFSEDATFLFHTLPQPLLSRRAYEDLWAQWQAEGFAVLACESANAHVSLQGDVAIFMHDVATHIRIAGEEHRMSERETIVFRRQGDQWLACHEHLSVVSPA
- the ycaC gene encoding isochorismate family cysteine hydrolase YcaC, giving the protein MTFQYKRLDKNNAAVLLVDHQAGLLSLVRDIDPDRFKNNVLALADLAKYFKLPTILTTSFETGPNGPLVPELKEQFPDAPYIARPGNINAWDNEDFVKAVKATGKKQLLIAGVVTEVCVAFPALSALEEGFEVFVVTDASGTFNELTRDSAWRRMEAAGAQLMTWFGVACELHRDWRNDVEGLGTLFSNHIPDYRNLMTSYNKLAK
- a CDS encoding purine-cytosine permease family protein, with protein sequence MSHSTGIETNGVEQIPDDQRDASPLDLFRLIFGGANTFATAVLGSFPVLFGLSFQAGVWAILLGVGVGALILAPMGLFGALNGTNNAVSSGAHFGVHGRIVGSFLSLLTAVAFFSLSVWSSGDALVGGAKRLAGLPETDLTLGLSYGLFAVLVLVVCIFGFRFMLWVNKIAVWASSLLFLLGIVAFAGPFDAGYAGSVNLGQAGFWAAFVGAAILAMSNPVSFGAFLGDWSRYIPRETPKARIMLAVIAAQGATLIPFLFGLCTATLVATQAPDYIAANNYVGGLLAVAPSWFFLPVCLIAVIGGMSTGTTALYGTGLDMSSVFPRLLSRAGATLLIGVLAIGFIFVGRFTFNLVQSVSTFAVLIITCTSPWMVIMILGLITRRGFYHADDLQVFTRGQRGGHYWFQHGWNWRGMGAWLPSAAVGLCFVNLPGQFVGPLGDLAGGIDLSLPVTLGLAGVLYLLLLNLFPEPAGVYGPQGPRWVRCKSTAHTPVTTAEMA
- the pth gene encoding aminoacyl-tRNA hydrolase; protein product: MTAIQLIVGLGNPGPEYEQTRHNAGALFVERIASAQRVSLTADKKYFGLTAKFSHQGNDVRLLIPTTYMNRSGQAVAALANFFRIKPEAILVAHDELDLPPGVAKLKRGGGHGGHNGLRDIIAQLGNQNDFHRLRLGIGHPGDAKLVSNFVLGRAPRAEQEKLDASIDFALGVLPDVLAGDFAKAMRELHSQKA
- the ychF gene encoding redox-regulated ATPase YchF; the protein is MGFNCGIVGLPNVGKSTLFNALTKSGIAAENFPFCTIEPNSGIVPMPDARLAALAEIVKPNRILPTTMEFVDIAGLVAGASKGEGLGNKFLANIRETDAIAHVVRCFEDENVIHVSNSVDPKRDIEIIDLELIFADLDSCEKQLQKVARNAKGGDKEALAQKAILEKLIPHFTEGKPARSLMKNMADDEKAVIRGFHLLTSKPVMYIANVAEDGFDNNPHLDVVKAIAEEEGAVVVPVCNKIEAEIAELDDGEEKDMFLEALGLEEPGLNRVIRAGYELLNLQTYFTAGVQEVRAWTVRVGATAPQAAGVIHTDFEKGFIRAEVVAYDDFIQFKGEGGAKEAGKWRLEGKDYIVKDGDVMHFRFNV
- the ppk2 gene encoding polyphosphate kinase 2 — its product is MSKPSRKKSTQQQPEKLGGKAYEKALKHLHVELVKLQEWVVAKGLKVCIVFEGRDGAGKGGTIKAITERVSPRVFRVVALPAPTDREKTQMFLQRYVGHLPAAGEVVIFDRSWYNRAGVERVMGFCSGNLVDKFLAGVPVFEKVMVESGIILIKYWLEVSAEEQTRRLEDRINDGRKLWKLSPMDLKSYTRWDDYTQARDDMFQASDTAWAPWFMAHSDDKRRARLNIISHLLSRIPYKDITRDRVVKLPKRGKVGKYKAVAYPFKVVEERF
- a CDS encoding SulP family inorganic anion transporter → MPEPTRFDWQRWLPGLVTLLHYQRAWLAKDIAAGLVLTTMLVPVGIAYAEASGVPGIYGLYATIIPLLVYALFGPSRILVLGPDSALAAPILAVVVQHAASDPQRAIAIASMMALIAGAFCVIAGLLRLGFITELLSKPIRYGYMNRMQQWEFWLSFTCFVGVAVFGAIPGICIAVAIAVIEFLWDGWRPHHAVLGRVDGTRGYHDVQRYPQARRIPGLVLLRWDAPLFFANAEQFQSTVMAAVDESPTPVQRLIIAAEPVTSIDITSADMLAELDRALEARGVELQFAEMKDPVKDKMRRFELFQHMGETAFHPTVGAAVDAYLEESGVDWQP
- a CDS encoding DUF3422 domain-containing protein codes for the protein MHPQRTALHNELHARPSLYFDGPAHVFHLALLGGDAACAALLQRCCPEALDTAAAQGITCLDGHPFKWERHTEFFTLTLVVPCAATDTEWRPLPPVLAEAIAPQVAQVINAVQVLVRDEQGLDLPRYGFKDPCGSCVGGGDAVVWSDFRLTEDGTNRFLFINRRLNAYRQGRMIRRLLEIETYRMMASLTLATAKALSQELDTFDKTLVSLSERSAGGDGHDSKGLLDAIAHLSRQVVSHTVKTRHRFGATQAYAQLVFERLGELRESHVGDCQRLGVFIERRFKPTVRYCAATEQRLEQLAKNVANLGDLLQARVQVEMEEQNAEILRSLNARADAQVKIQRAVEGLSIIAITYYLLNLFKLLYGGLNVLGLGLTARDGLLAMAPPVLLVLLVILLRIKQAKQH
- a CDS encoding aldehyde dehydrogenase family protein; the protein is MTNSHYIAGRWVEGQGNDCISVNDPALGQPFAEFMAASVAQVDQAVAAARSALPAWKSTSASERAAFLRGFAEQLGQRREALIALQMRNNGKPRHEAEIDLDDAIATFCYYAELAEQLPAKHRDVPLAAPGFTARTRLEPVGVVGLIVPWNFPLVTSAWKLAPALAAGCTVVLKPSEVTPLIEQAYGQIADALGLPAGVLNIVNGKAETGAALSNHNGLDKLSFTGSNSVGSQVMRSASAQCRPVTLELGGKSAIVVFDDCDVDQAVEWIVAGISWNAGQMCSATSRLLVQDGIADALLPRLQAALENLRVGNPLTEEVDMGPLTSQAQWLKVASYFATAREEGLQCLAGGKALDRDGWFVSPTLYTDVPKHSRLWTEEIFGPVLCARRFASEEQAITEANDSRFGLVATVCSADLDRAERVADALEVGHVWINSVQAVFVETSWGGTKGSGIGRELGPWGLSAYQSVKHVTRCLG